Within the Pseudarthrobacter sp. W1I19 genome, the region CGTCTTCTCCACCGGCTCGCGCGCCCAGGTGGAACCCGTGGAGATCGCCAGCCGGCTCCGGCGCGAAGTTGACCACAAATCCCTCACCGTTGCCGCCGGCCGCACCCTGGTGCCCAACGTTTTTGACGTCCAGCTCAGCGATGACGACTTCAAGCGGGCCCAGGAGTGGGGCACGGCCCTGGCCGAGGAACTGTGCGACGTGGTGATCAACCACGTCCGCAGCCAGGGCTACATCCTGCAGGGCCCGGTGCGAATTTCCTTCCGGCGCGAGTCCGAACTGCGGCCCGGCGACTTCGAGATCGTTTCCACAACAGAGAAGTCCGGTTCCGCGCCTGCCCGTCCCAACGTGCCGGCTGCTCCCAACCGCCGGCCAGTCCGCCTGCAGCCTGTCCTGGACATTGACGGCCAGCGGTACTCACTGAATGCACCGTCGATCGTTCTGGGCCGGTCTTCAGAAGCTGACATTCACATCGAGGACACAGGAGTTTCACGGCGCCACCTCGAGATCCGGACCCTCAACGGCGTCACCAGCGCCGTGGACATGGGCTCCACCAATGGCAGCTATGTCAACGGACACAAAGTTTCCGGAAGCACCGAACTCACCGACGGCTCCACCATCACGATGGGACGGACAAAGATCATCTTCCGCCTGCTCCCCGCCAGCCCGGGTGGCTCCGTATGAGCGAACTGACCATCACCGCCCTGCGGTTCGGCTTCCTGCTGCTGCTGTGGGTGCTGATCTTCAGCATTGTCTCCGCCATGCGCCGCGACCTCATGGTGGGCCGCAAGGCAGCCGCCGGCGCACCCACCGCCCGCCAGGTCCGCAAAAACCCGAACCTGGCCGATGCGCCGCCGCAGCCGGTGAAACAGCACGCCAGGCAGCTGGTAGTGGTTGAAGGCCCTCTCAAGGGAACAACCCTTCCCCTCGCCGCAAGCCCCATTCTCCTCGGCCGCGCCCAGGAGGCCACCCTGGTCCTGGAAGACGACTACGCCTCCGGCCGCCACGCCAGGCTCTTTCCCCAGGGCAGCCGCTGGTTCATTGAAGACCTCGGCTCCACCAACGGCACCTACCTGGGCGATCAGCAACTGACCCGCGCCCTGCCCGTTGAACCTGGTGTTCCCGTGAGAATCGGCAAGACGGTCATCGAATTGAGGCCATAGGCGTGGCCGAACCGCAAACCCCCGCAACCGACCCCAAGCCGGTGGAGCGGCCCCTCATCATGCGCTTTGCCGCGCGCTCCGACGTCGGAAAAATCCGCGCCAAAAACGATGACTCCGCCTATGCGGGACGCCACCTGGCCGTGGTGGCCGACGGCATGGGCGGCCACGCGGGTGGCGACGTTGCGTCCGCGGCCACCGTGTTGGACATGATCCACCTGGACCATGACGATTACGACGGGGACGCTGCCACCACTTTGGCGGACGAGATCCAGACCGCCAACTCGCTGCTGTCCGAACTGGTGCATATCAACCCAAAGCTCGCCGGAATGGGCACCACGGTCACCGCGCTGCTGCTCGCCGAAGGAAAGCTCCACTTCGCCCACATCGGCGATTCACGCGCCTACCGCCTGAGAGATGGCAAGTTCGAGCAGGTCAGCGTTGACCACACCTTTGTGCAGCGGCTCATCGACGAGGGACGGCTCCGCCCCGAAGAGGCCGAAACCCATCCGCACAAAAACGTCCTGATGCGTGTCCTGGGCGACGTGGACGCCAGCCCCGAACTGGACCTGGACAGCCTTGACGTCAGGCCGGGTGAGCGCTGGCTCCTCTGCTCCGACGGGCTCAACTACGTGGCCGGCCACGCCGTGGAACGCACCGTGCGCGAGACCAGGGACCTGGGTGAATGCGCGGAAATCCTGGTGGAGCTCACCCTTGAGGCAGGCTCCCCGGACAACGTCACCGTGGTGATGGTGGACATCGTTGAGGAAACGCCCGACGACGTCAATACCGCC harbors:
- a CDS encoding DUF3662 and FHA domain-containing protein — translated: MGLLDKVERGIEKAVRGVFSTGSRAQVEPVEIASRLRREVDHKSLTVAAGRTLVPNVFDVQLSDDDFKRAQEWGTALAEELCDVVINHVRSQGYILQGPVRISFRRESELRPGDFEIVSTTEKSGSAPARPNVPAAPNRRPVRLQPVLDIDGQRYSLNAPSIVLGRSSEADIHIEDTGVSRRHLEIRTLNGVTSAVDMGSTNGSYVNGHKVSGSTELTDGSTITMGRTKIIFRLLPASPGGSV
- a CDS encoding FHA domain-containing protein, which gives rise to MSELTITALRFGFLLLLWVLIFSIVSAMRRDLMVGRKAAAGAPTARQVRKNPNLADAPPQPVKQHARQLVVVEGPLKGTTLPLAASPILLGRAQEATLVLEDDYASGRHARLFPQGSRWFIEDLGSTNGTYLGDQQLTRALPVEPGVPVRIGKTVIELRP